The Oncorhynchus kisutch isolate 150728-3 linkage group LG20, Okis_V2, whole genome shotgun sequence genome has a segment encoding these proteins:
- the LOC109865367 gene encoding myoferlin isoform X5, which yields MLRVVVESAKGLPKSKLGSTPDPIANIIFKDEKKKTKTIDSEVNPVWNEVLEFDLKGSVLDSSSYIDVIVKDYETIGKDKFLGSAKISLKDLATGQVKSFPCKDLALVNEKGQATGATVSLVIHYDPPANATPNPNDPQAGDAAGDSGRGEEGDEDIADAGQSPSAPGQPGNPNQRLVKKNRKLNRPLANKPQDFQIRVRILEGRQLPGNNIKPVVKVNVCGQTHRTRIKRGNNPFFDEMFFYNVNMLPSDLFDQYVSIRVYDSFSLRADSLMGEFKVDVGFIYDEPAHSVMRKWLLLNDPDESSSGARGYLKVSMFIVGAGDESLVEKRDINDDQDDIESNLLLPAGVTLRWVTLSLKVFRAEDIPQMDDAFIQSLKGMFGVDGDKKNLVDPFVEAHFAGKRLCTQVIEKNANPEWNQMLNLQVKFPSMCERIKLTVFDWDRLTRNDSIGTIYLNLAKIASSGGEVQGKTGESEVGFLPAFGPCYINLYGSPREFTGLPDPYEELNYGKGEGVAYRGRILVELSTKLEGKADKTVEEIPSDDILVAQKYQRRRKYCLCVVFHSASMLQEPGEPIQFEVSIGNYGNKLDTTCKPLASTTQYSCAVFDGNHYYYLPWANAKPVVVITSFWEDISHRLDAVNIILYIAERLQSNITAMKLAILAKVPENHLAEIWLRLVNQVIEDLSSLKVPELEGHSNLTSLDIQMKKLRDSTLQTIMEGAKSMREEATEIKDTLGDIEGWLDKLKQLAEEPQNSMPDVIIWMLRGEKRVAYSRIPAYQLLYSTYSEQACGQFCGRTRNVFMQYPMDKNKGLKVPVQIRVNMWLGLSADEKKFNNFSEGTFSVFAELYENQAYMLGKWGTTGLGLRYKCSDVTGKLKLKQENFIPPRGWEWEGDWFIDPEKGLLTEADAGHTEFMDEVFQNETRFPGGEWKPATEPYTDVNGEKTHTPEEIECPAGWSWGDEWTVDENRAVDEKGWEYGITIPPDDKPKSWVPAEKMYHVHRRRRVIRPRKRTSAAGTTTEKRDQGDPEGWEFSSLIGWKFHRQERSADTIRRRRWRRKMAPAGRLGASAIFKLEGALGVDVDEKKKDEVDASKLFGANTPTVSCSFDSSHLYHLRVYVYQARNLIAMDKDSFSDPYAHVSFLHMSKTTETIKATLNPTWDQTLIFQDVEIYGDPQKIAQYPPDVVLEFYDKDQVGKDELLGRSVCVPLVKLNPGMDQTPKLLWSPIIQKDQQAGEVLVAAELILKDKGNETDLPLVPPKRAENLYMVPQGIRPVVQLMAIEILAWGLRNMKPYQLATVASPSLVVECGGEMVQSAVIKNMKKCPNFPGSVLFLKVLLPKEEMYTPPIVLKVIDHRPFGRKPVVGQCTIDTLEEFRCDPYVIQKSSMSSKMALMAAFPHDTRIDMEDRRPLLEAQEKETVDWWSKFYASIGDHEKCRPYLQKGYDTLKVYDKELENVPEFKQLTDFCNTFKLQRGKNEDEEDDPSVVGEFKGSFKVYPLSDDPGVAPPPRQFRELPESVPQECLVRIYVVRGIDLQPKDNNGQCDPYIKISLGKKSIEDRDNYLPNTTNPVFGRMFEMSCFLPQDKDLKISVYDYDLLTRDEKVGETVIDLENRFLSRFGSYCGLPQTYCISGINQWRDHLKPSQILQNLARLKGVPPPRLEDDGKALSFNGTQYTLAQFEANKEIHQHLGPADERISLHVLRTHGLVPEHVETRTLFSSFQPQLSQGCLQMWVDVFPKNMGLPGPPFDIVPRKAKKYFLRAVVWNTSDVILDETSITGERMSDIYVKGWMPGMEEDKQKTDVHYRSLDGDGNFNWRFVFGFEYLPAEQLCLVSKKEHFWSLDKTEFRIPPKLIVQIWDNDKFSLDDYLGTVELDLRKLTPPAKVSKTCNLSMMEEVMDARPPKSDLANSLFAQKSVRGWWPCVTEQDGKKVLGGKVEMTLEIVSEKEVDEKPAGKGRDEPNMNPKLDFPKRPDTSFFWFTNPCKTMKFIVWRRFKWLFIGLILLILVLLFVGILLYSLPNYISMKIVKPFK from the exons GCCACGGTGAGCCTTGTTATTCATTATGATCCTCCAGCCAATGCCACTCCAAATCCAAATGACCCACAGGCAGGAGATGCTGCAGGGGATTCTG GTAGAggtgaagagggggatgaggacaTCGCTGATGCAGGACAGAGTCCCTCTGCTCCTGGTCAGCCTGGGAACCCTAACCAAAGACTGGTCAAGAAAAACAGGAAATTGAACCGACCCCTGGCCAATAAACCTCAGGACTTTCAG ATCCGTGTCAGGATATTAGAGGGACGACAGCTCCCTGGGAATAACATCAAACCTGTTGTGAAGGTGAATGTTTGTGGACAGACTCACAGAACAAGGATCAAGCGGGGAAACAATCCCTTCTTTGATGAG ATGTTCTTTTACAATGTCAACATGTTACCATCGGACCTATTTGATCAATATGTCAGCATTCGG GTGTACGACTCCTTCTCTCTGAGAGCTGACAGTCTCATGGGGGAGTTCAAG GTTGATGTTGGCTTCATCTATGATGAACCAG CTCACTCTGTAATGAGGAAGTGGCTCCTCCTGAATGACCCTGATGAATCCAGTTCGGGCGCCAGAGGATACCTTAAAGTCAGCATGTTCATCGTTGGGGCGGGAGACGAATCACTG GTAGAGAAGAGGGACATTAATGATGACCAGGATGACATAGAGAGTAACCTGCTGCTGCCAGCAGGGGTTACACTGCGATGGGTCACCCTGTCTCTCAAAGTGTTCCGGGCCGAGGACATTCCCCAGA TGGATGATGCCTTTATCCAGTCATTGAAGGGGATGTTTGGAGTGGATGGGGACAAGAAGAATCTAGTGGATCCTTTTGTCGAGGCTCACTTCGCTGGCAAAAGG CTGTGCACCCAAGTCATTGAGAAGAATGCCAACCCAGAATGGAACCAAATGCTGAATCTTCAGGTCaag TTCCCCTCCATGTGTGAACGAATCAAACTGACCGTCTTTGATTG GGATCGCCTGACGAGGAATGACTCGATTGGCACCATATACTTGAATCTGGCCAAAATAGCATCCTCTGGTGGCGAAGTTCAAG GGAAGACCGGGGAGTCTGAGGTAGGTTTCCTGCCAGCCTTTGGGCCTTGCTATATCAACCTGTATGGGAGTCCCAGAGAGTTCACTGGGCTTCCTGACCCCTACGAAGAGCTCAACTATGGCAAA ggtgaaggggtggcCTATCGAGGAAGAATCCTGGTTGAGCTGTCAACTAAACTGGAAGGCAAGGCTGACAAGACTGTAGAAGAGATCCCTAGTGATGACATATTGGTGGCCCAG AAATACCAGCGCAGGAGGAAGTACTGTTTGTGTGTAGTGTTCCATAGTGCCAGCATGCTTCAGGAACCTGGCGAACCAATCCAGTTTGAGGTCAGCATTGGCAACTATGGCAACAAGCTGGACACTACCTGTAAACCACTGGCCTCCACTACCCAGTACAGCTGTGCTGTGTTTGATG GTAACCACTACTATTACCTGCCCTGGGCTAATGCCAAACCAGTGGTTGTCATTACATCATTCTGGGAGGACATCAGTCACCGTTTGGATGCAGTCAACATCATTCTGTACATAGCTGAACGTCTG CAATCTAACATCACTGCGATGAAGTTGGCCATCTTGGCTAAAGTCCCCGAAAACCATCTGGCTGAGATCTGGCTGAGGCTGGTAAATCAGGTGATCGAGGACCTCAGCAG TTTGAAAGTGCCAGAGCTGGAGGGCCACTCAAACCTGACCTCCCTGGACATCCAGATGAAGAAGCTAcgtgacagcaccctgcagaccaTCATGGAGGGGGCCAAGAGCATGAGAGAGGAGGCGACTGAGATCAAGGATACCCTGGGGGACATTGAGGGCTGGCTGGACAAACTGAAGCAGCTCGCTGAGGAG CCCCAGAACAGCATGCCTGACGTGATCATCTGGATGctgaggggggagaagagagtggCGTACAGCCGCATCCCAGCCTACCAGCTGCTCTACTCCACCTACAGCGAACAGGCCTGTGGACAGTTCTGTGGCAGGACCAGGAATGTCTTCATGCAGTACCCTATGGATAAAAACAAGGGTCTGAAGGTTCCAGTCCAGATCAGAGTCAACATGTGGCTGGGCCTGTCTGCAGACGAGAAAAAGTTCAACAATTTCTCAGAAGGGACGTTCAGTGTGTTTGCTGAATTG TATGAGAATCAGGCCTACATGCTGGGGAAGTGGGGAACTACCGGTCTGGGTTTACGCTACAAATGCTCTGATGTGACTGGCAAGCTGAAGCTGAAACAAGAGAACTTCATTCCCCCGCGAGGCTGGGAGTGGGAGGGAGACTGGTTCATAGACCCAGAGAAGGG TCTGTTGACAGAGGCAGATGCGGGACACACTGAGTTCATGGATGAAGTCTTCCAGAATGAGACTCGCTTCCCCGGGGGAGAGTGGAAGCCTGCCACTGAGCCGTACACTGACGTG AATGGGGAGAAGACCCACACACCAGAGGAAATCGAGTGTCCTGCAGGCTGGAGCTGGGGGGATGAGTGGACCGTAGATGAAAACAGGGCTGTGGACGAGAAAG GCTGGGAGTATGGAATCACCATCCCTCCAGATGACAAACCCAAGTCTTGGGTGCCAGCAGAGAAGATGTACCACGTCCACCGACGGAGGAGAGTGATCAGGCCCAGGAAGAGAACATCAGCTGCTGGTACAACCACTGAG AAACGAGACCAAGGAGACCCAGAAGGCTGGGAGTTCTCCTCTCTGATTGGCTGGAAGTTCCACAGGCAGGAGCGTTCCGCCGACACGATCCGACGCAGACGTTGGAGGAGGAAAATGGCCCCTGCTGGCCGCCTGGGGGCATCCGCCATATTCAAACTGGAGGGGGCGCTG GGGGTTGATGTAGATGAGAAAAAAAAAGATGAGGTGGATGCCTCCAAGCTCTTTGGTGCCAATACTCCTACTGTGTCCTGTTCGTTTGACA GCTCACACCTCTACCACCTCCGCGTCTACGTTTACCAGGCCAGGAACCTTATTGCCATGGACAAAGACAGCTTCTCGG ATCCATATGCCCATGTGTCCTTCCTGCACATGAGTAAAACCACAGAGACCATAAAAGCTACCCTGAACCCCACGTGGGACCAGACCCTGATCTTCCAGGATGTGGAGATCTACGGGGACCCGCAGAAAATCGCCCAGTATCCCCCTGACGTGGTGCTGGAGTTCTATGACAAGGACCAGGTG GGGAAAGATGAGCTATTGGGCCGGAGCGTGTGTGTCCCCCTGGTGAAACTGAACCCCGGCATGGACCAGACCCCCAAACTGTTGTGGTCCCCCATCATACAGAAGGACCAGCAGGCTGGAGAGGTGCTGGTGGCTGCTGAGCTCATCCTGAAGGATAAG GGTAACGAGACGGACCTCCCTCTGGTCCCTCCCAAGAGGGCGGAGAATCTGTACATGGTGCCTCAGGGGATACGGCCTGTGGTGCAGCTCATGGCTATTGAG aTTCTGGCCTGGGGGTTGCGCAACATGAAGCCCTACCAGTTGGCCACTGTGGCCTCCCCTAGCCTTGTGGTAGAGTGTGGAGGGGAGATGGTCCAGTCTGCTGTCATCAAGAACATGAAGAAGTGCCCCAACTTTCCTGGATCTGTCCTCTTCCTTAAAGTG CTTCTTCCCAAAGAGGAGATGTACACCCCTCCCATCGTGCTGAAGGTGATCGACCACAGGCCATTTGGCAGGAAGCCAGTGGTTGGACAGTGTACCATAGACACTCTGGAGGAGTTTCGCTGTGACCCCTACGTCATCCAGAAGTCATCCATGTCATCCAAAA tGGCtttgatggctgcttttcctcACGACACCAGAATTGACATGGAAGACAGGAGGCCTCTGCTTGAAGCTCAG GAGAAGGAGACAGTTGATTGGTGGAGTAAATTCTACGCATCCATTGGAGATCATGAGAAGTGCCGTCCTTACCTTCAGAAAGGATATGACACTTTGAAG GTGTATGATAAGGAACTGGAGAATGTTCCTGAGTTCAAACAACTCACCGATTTCTGCAACACCTTCAAACTGCAGAGAGGCAAGAATGAAGATGAGGAGGATGATCCATCTGTTGTTGGAGAATTCAAG GGCTCTTTTAAGGTGTACCCTCTATCAGACGACCCGGGTGTGGCTCCTCCTCCTCGCCAGTTCCGTGAGCTGCCTGAAAGCGTGCCTCAAGAGTGCCTGGTCAGGATCTATGTGGTCAGAGGCATCGACCTGCAGCCCAAGGACAACAACGGTCAG TGTGATCCCTATATAAAGATTTCCCTGGGAAAGAAGTCAATTGAGGACCGAGATAACTACTTACCAAATACCACCAACCCTGTTTTTGGAAG AATGTTTGAGATGTCATGTTTTCTGCCTCAAGACAAAGACCTGAAGATCTCAGTGTATGACTATGATCTGCTGACCCGCGATGAGAAAGTGGGAGAGACAGTGATTGACCTGGAGAACCGCTTCCTGTCACGTTTTGGCTCCTACTGTGGCCTGCCTCAGACATACTGCAT CTCTGGAATCAACCAATGGCGTGACCATCTGAAGCCCTCTCAGATCCTTCAGAACCTGGCCCGCCTCAAAGGCGTCCCTCCACCCAGGTTAGAAGATGATGGCAAAGCACTGTCATTCAATGGGACTCAGTACACCCTGGCTCAATTTG AGGCCAACAAAGAGATCCACCAGCACTTGGGTCCTGCCGACGAACGGATCTCTCTGCACGTGCTCAGAACACATGGACTGGTGCCTGAGCACGTGGAGACAAGGACACTGTTCAGCAGCTTCCAGCCCCAACTTTCTCAG GGATGCCTTCAAATGTGGGTGGATGTTTTCCCCAAAAACATGGGCCTTCCCGGACCTCCCTTCGACATTGTGCCACGCAAGGCCAAGAA GTATTTCCTGCGAGCTGTTGTTTGGAACACCTCTGATGTCATTCTGGACGAAACTAGTATTACTGGGGAGCGCATGAGTGATATCTACGTCAAAGG CTGGATGCCAGGTATGGAGGAGGACAAGCAGAAGACCGACGTCCACTACAGGTCTCTGGATGGGGACGGCAACTTCAACTGGAGGTTCGTCTTTGGCTTTGAATACCTGCCCGCTGAACAGCTGTGTCTGGTCTCCAAGAAG GAGCACTTCTGGAGTCTAGACAAAACAGAGTTCAGGATACCCCCCAAGTTGATTGTTCAAATTTGGGATAATGACAAGTTCTCATTGGATGATTACCTGG GCACGGTAGAGCTGGATCTCCGTAAACTTACCCCTCCGGCCAAGGTTTCAAAGACGTGCAATCTGAGTATGATGGAGGAGGTGATGGATGCACGGCCACCCAAATCTGACCTGGCCAATTCGCTGTTCGCTCAGAAGTCTGTCAGAGGCTGGTGGCCATGTGTCACTGAACAGGATGGGAAGAAAGTCCTTGGT GGGAAGGTTGAGATGACTCTGGAAATCGTGTCTGAGAAGGAAGTGGACGAAAAGCCTGCTGGGAAGGGCAGGGATGAACCCAACATGAACCCAAAGCTTGACTTCCCTAA GCGTCCGGACACGTCCTTCTTCTGGTTCACGAACCCCTGTAAGACCATGAAATTCATTGTGTGGCGCAGATTCAAGTGGCTTTTCATTGGACTGATCCTACTGATTCTAGTGCTGCTCTTCGTCGGAATCCTGTTGTACTCTTTACCG AACTACATTTCAATGAAAATTGTGAAGCCATTCAAATGA